In a single window of the Streptomyces sp. HUAS ZL42 genome:
- a CDS encoding MFS transporter: MTDDAPSQSPQAPPTGLRSFLPDLAPWRGSVDFRKLWLSGLISNFGSFLTFVALPVQIKDLTGSAAAVGAIGAVELVPLVVFGLYGGALADALDKRTLIVWTEAGQGLLSAVLLVNALVPTPAVWPLYVVAALSSALVSVQRPALDSLWPRIVAHEHMPAAASLNSLRWTVGGVAGPALAGVVVAYAGLGWAYGADLVTFVVSVALVVRIASSPASHEAAKPSLRSIAEGARYAWSRKELLGTYAVDLAAMFLAMPLAVLPFLADELDAEWSLGLMYATVPAGSLLVSLTSGWTSRVHRHGRMVVLSAALWGVAIAGAGVVGNLWLVLLFLTVAGGCDMVSGIFRGAMWNQTIPDELRGRLAGIELLSYSVGPTLGQVRSGGFAAWWGVRASVWSGGLLCAGAVGLLALCLPKLMTYDVRTNEHAARLREQRAATVVEA, encoded by the coding sequence CCGACGACGCCCCCAGCCAGTCCCCCCAAGCGCCGCCCACCGGGCTGCGTTCATTTCTCCCCGACCTTGCGCCCTGGCGGGGTTCGGTGGACTTCCGGAAGTTGTGGTTGTCGGGGCTGATCTCGAACTTCGGAAGTTTTCTGACGTTCGTCGCGCTGCCGGTGCAGATCAAGGACCTCACCGGGTCCGCCGCGGCGGTCGGGGCGATCGGGGCCGTGGAGCTGGTGCCGCTGGTGGTGTTCGGGCTGTACGGGGGTGCGCTCGCCGACGCGCTCGACAAGCGGACGCTGATCGTGTGGACGGAGGCCGGCCAGGGGCTGCTCAGCGCGGTGCTGCTGGTGAACGCCCTCGTCCCGACCCCGGCCGTCTGGCCGCTGTACGTCGTCGCCGCCCTGTCCTCCGCCCTCGTCTCCGTCCAGCGTCCCGCGCTCGACTCGCTGTGGCCGCGGATCGTGGCCCACGAGCACATGCCGGCCGCGGCCTCGCTGAACTCCCTGCGCTGGACGGTCGGCGGCGTCGCGGGCCCGGCCCTGGCGGGCGTGGTCGTGGCGTACGCGGGGCTCGGCTGGGCGTACGGCGCGGACCTCGTCACCTTCGTCGTCTCCGTCGCCCTCGTCGTACGCATCGCCTCCTCCCCCGCCTCCCACGAGGCCGCGAAACCGTCGCTCAGGTCGATCGCCGAGGGCGCCCGGTACGCCTGGAGCCGCAAGGAACTCCTCGGCACCTACGCCGTCGATCTCGCCGCGATGTTCCTGGCGATGCCCCTCGCCGTGCTGCCGTTTCTCGCGGACGAACTGGACGCCGAGTGGTCGCTGGGCCTGATGTACGCGACGGTTCCGGCCGGGTCGCTGCTGGTGAGCCTGACCAGCGGCTGGACCTCGCGGGTGCACCGGCACGGGCGGATGGTGGTGCTGTCGGCCGCGCTGTGGGGTGTGGCCATCGCTGGCGCGGGCGTCGTGGGCAACCTGTGGCTGGTGCTGCTGTTCCTGACCGTGGCCGGCGGTTGCGACATGGTCAGCGGCATCTTCCGCGGGGCCATGTGGAACCAGACGATCCCGGACGAGCTGCGCGGCCGCCTCGCCGGGATCGAGCTGCTGTCGTACTCGGTGGGGCCGACCCTCGGCCAGGTCCGCTCCGGCGGTTTCGCCGCGTGGTGGGGGGTGCGGGCGTCCGTCTGGTCGGGCGGGCTGCTGTGCGCGGGCGCGGTGGGGCTGCTGGCGCTGTGCCTGCCGAAGCTGATGACCTACGACGTGCGGACGAACGAGCACGCGGCGCGGCTGCGCGAGCAGCGCGCCGCAACTGTCGTGGAGGCCTGA